TTCGTTCGTGATATTATCAGGCAGGCAgatcccttccccccccccccccgacaatgTTTGAACAgcctaaaataaatgtaattaaaaatgggAGCACGATTTTAACGTTTGGAGCGCGTTCTTGTTTCGAGCAGAAGATATTGGAAGCAAATGTTGACCCACttcaaaaaatagaaaaagatgCAAATAATTAATTTATGTGTGCAAGTATCAGTGGTTTTCATTCAAGCTGTTTCCAACAAAGCTTTGCATCAATGATCACTCTAAGCGATGCATTGTACGACAGTATTTGCTCTTTCTCATTCAATGGAACATGCAGGGAAATGTAacccttttctttctttagtgCCCAAAATGACATGATTTCTGTCCTGCAGACATCCACCAACTGATGGGTCGCCCAGAGGAAGTTCCAAGTCGGCCGCAGGTGGCGAGCTCCAGTTTGGAACGGGCGTGTCCCCGGCCCCCTGAcgtcaaagaggaagaggaggaagtggaCGTCAGCCAGCTGCCGCTGAACATCGTGGTGGTGAAGAGTGAGGATGACGAAGAGCACCCGTCCGAGTGGTCGCGGCTCGGCCTTCGCGGTCCAAGCGGAGAGCGCCGTGGAGACTCACCAGCGGACAAGCTGGCGCGTCCGCCGTCACACCGCCGAGAACCTTTGAGGAGCGGCGCGGACGGCGGCCATTGTGACGACAAACGCTCAAAAGGCTCCCGGGAGGAGCCGCCCGACGCCGGGCGTCAGACACCCGAAGACCACTTTACCTGCTCCGTTTGCGGCAAAAGCTTTGCCAAGGCCTATCGGAACAGACATTTGAGAACTCACACGAGAGAAAAAACCTTTCGGTGTTCGGCTTGCGGCGAGACGTTTGCGCAAAAGGTCTCTTTGATTGTCCACAAGGTAACGCACACGGTAGAGAATCCTTTCACTTGCTCGGTTTGCGGCAAAGTCTATTACATCAAAGACCATTTGAGTCGACACGTGAGAACGCACACGGGGGAAAAGCCTTTCGCTTGCTCCGTTTGCGGGGAAAAATTTGCTCACAAGATCTCGTTGGTCGCGCACACGGCCACgcacaccggggagaaaccGTTCGCCTGCTCCGTGTGCGGCGAAAGTTTTTCCTATAAGCACTGCGTGACGAGACACATGAGGACACACACGGGGGAAAAGCCCTTCGCGTGCTCCGTTTGCGCTGAAAGTTTCGCCTACAAGGAGACTTTAAATTCTCACATGCAGacgcacacgggggagaaactTTTCACCTGCTCGGTTTGCGGTAAAAACTTTTGTTATAAGAACGGTTTAAAATCGCACATGCTGACACATGCCGGACAAAAACCTTTCCCGTGCTCCCTTTGCGGTAAAAGCTTTGCTTACAAGAGTACGTTGAAATCACACGGGAGGAAACACGACGGAGAATAAACGTTTTGGGGGGGAGTGTGTTTACATCGCTGAGGAGGCAATGTTGTCGGTCTGGCTAACTGACCGTTGGTTCATTCAAAGAATAAATCATGGACAGCGTGACTTGTTTCTTTCTTGAAATTGAAATATTCTACATACccgaaaaaaaggttttctttttcaaaataactCTCATgctgaattgggggggggggcaccggtCTGGTTTAAAAATCAAAAGCCTTGACAGTGAAACCTCTTATTACATTGTAATGAAATTCCACCGTTACAATTGAATTTCCCATTTAAGTCAGTGATTTTGGAATGAACAGGCTCATTCTATTGAATTGTTAACGGGGTGCGTTAATTACACCGTGTGCGATTAATTTGGTCTGTGTGAGgttgtcatttcttttgttgTGCAAATGTTTGTGATCGCAAACGTGACAGCGGTCTTTTGTCAGTACCGCCGCAAGATGGCAGCCACGCGACGTGATTCATGTTTGGCTGCCGTAAAACTACCGTCGACGTCGGAAAAGGCGGAAGTGGAACACTAACAAGGTAATGCTCGGAAGGCGACGGCGATAAGTAAAGCGCGACGTCTTAAGTTGCGTTGAAGAAAACATCGAAACAGCTGGAGGACAATTTATTTGGGTGTCTTTCACTGATGGCGTCCCGGGACCAACTTTGTCGAGGGACGGAGGAGAACGAGCAACAGCGAGACGCCATTTTGCTGGCTCACATGAAAGGTGAAGGTGCGATAATGAGCGTTTACATGTTCGGTGTTCACTAGAACAGGTCGGGTTGCAGGGCAGAGACTATCATTTT
This sequence is a window from Hippocampus zosterae strain Florida chromosome 6, ASM2543408v3, whole genome shotgun sequence. Protein-coding genes within it:
- the LOC127602696 gene encoding zinc finger protein OZF-like; this translates as MRKLLHGSTKDKERSGFWVCINKSFVLGTFVLLERPMALHEERVCRASEENVQRRQDDDIFLAPIVLHIQDIHQLMGRPEEVPSRPQVASSSLERACPRPPDVKEEEEEVDVSQLPLNIVVVKSEDDEEHPSEWSRLGLRGPSGERRGDSPADKLARPPSHRREPLRSGADGGHCDDKRSKGSREEPPDAGRQTPEDHFTCSVCGKSFAKAYRNRHLRTHTREKTFRCSACGETFAQKVSLIVHKVTHTVENPFTCSVCGKVYYIKDHLSRHVRTHTGEKPFACSVCGEKFAHKISLVAHTATHTGEKPFACSVCGESFSYKHCVTRHMRTHTGEKPFACSVCAESFAYKETLNSHMQTHTGEKLFTCSVCGKNFCYKNGLKSHMLTHAGQKPFPCSLCGKSFAYKSTLKSHGRKHDGE